From the genome of Sporomusa sphaeroides DSM 2875:
GAATGGATGTTAACTATTAATCTGCTGCCGCCTGCCAGGAGACGCTCAAAATGGCCTTTGAAAAAGCTGGCACTGGTTACCGGCGGAGTCTTTACCACTTTGGTTTTGGGAATAATCCTTTTTAATACTTATAAAATATGGGCATTGGAACAGCAATTGGCAGCTTTGAGCCAGCAATATGAGCTGTTACGCCCAACCCAGGAAAAAATGCAATTGGTCATAGATAAACAACGTCTGATTAATGAAAAACATGCAGTTCTGCTTAACATAACGGCTGAACAGACTTCGTGGAATGCCATCGTAGTGCATTTTGGCGTGATAACGCCGCCGCAAATATGGCTTTCCGAACTAAGTGCCGGGGAGCAGCAGGTGTTGCTGGTAAAAGGCAACGCGGCGACCTACCCTGATTTGGCCAATTTTATTACCCAGCTGGAACAGGATGAACTTTTGGGCGAACCTGTTCTGCTTAAGGCCGAACAAGAGGCTGAGTATTTGTATACTACCTTTGAAATGACTGTGAAAATTAAGGGGATATAGTTGTGACAGGCTGGCTGGCCAACTTAGACAGTAAGCACAAGGTGATTTTATTCGGGGCAGGGTTGCTGACTGCCATTGTCTTGGTCTATTTAGGGATAATAGCGCCACAAGGCAAGCGGATGGATGTCCTTGCAGCTCAATGCCAAATAGAACAGCAACGCATAAAAACTATTGAAAGCTATGCACAAAAGTACCCTGACCCGTCACAACATGTACGGGATATGGATGCGAAGGTTGCCAAACTGGCTGCAAAACTGCCTGATAAACCTGAGATTGGCAGTTTTTTAAAAGAAATTGAACAAGCCGCTAAGCTAAGCCAAGTAAGTCTTTTGGAGATTAAGCCATTGGCCTTGGTGAATAGAAATGGCTATAGGGAGATTCCGATAGAAATCCAGCTCAAAGCATCATTTCCCAATCTGCTTGAATTTACGAAAAAAATGGGTGAGCTTCAGCGGTTTAATTACCTTACATATGCTCATCTTCAAGCAAAACAAGGCATATTAGAAGTTAAACTTATAGTAGTTGTGTACAGCCAAGGCATTTTTTCCGAACCTGTAGCAAAACAGCCGTCTCAGTCATCTCCGGTAAAAAATAAAAAAAATTAAACAGGGGTGTTTTCATGTTCAGATTCCTTACAGCCGGCGAGTCGCATGGACCGGCGCTTACCGCTATTATTGAAGGGATTCCGGCAGGCTTGGCCTTGGATTTGGATCAAATTAATGCCGATATGGCACGCCGCCAACAGGGGTTCGGTCGCGGCGGCCGGATGAAGATTGAAAAAGATAAAGCCGAAATAACCTCAGGGGTGCGTTTTGGCGTTACATTAGGCAGTCCGATAACTATGCTTATTCATAACCGTGACTGGGATAACTGGCAAGAGCGGATGGCTGTATTTGGCCAGCCACAGGGAGAACCCATTCGGGCTCCCAGACCCGGACATGCTGATTTGCCTGGGGTGTTAAAGTACCAGCGGCAAGACATCCGGGACATTCTGGAAAGGGCCAGCGCCCGCGAAACTGCAGCCCGCGTTGCGGTAGGCGCTGTTGCTAAGCAGCTTTTGGCGGTGGCTGGTATTACCATAACTTCCAGAGTTTTAAACATCGGTGGTGCGCAAACTGAGGCAGAAATGCTGGAGGCTATTGCGAAAGCCAAGGCGGCAGGCGATTCTCTGGGCGGTATCTTTGAAGTAGTAGTTGCTCAGGTTATGCCCGGGCTAGGCAGTCATGTGCAATGGGACCGGCGATTGGATACCCGCTTGGCGGCCGCTGTTATGTCTATTCAAGCCATTAAAGGCGTAGAATTCGGGGCAGGGTTTGCTTATGCCAATTTGTCAGGCAGTCAGGTACATGATGAAATATATTATGAGGGCAGTCAGGGGTATTGTCGTCGCACCAATAATGCCGGTGGTATTGAAGGTGGTATAAGTAATGGTGAGGCCATTATTATTAAAGCCGTAATGAAGGCAATTCCGACACTGATGAAGCCGCTGGCGACTGTGAATATAGCCGATAAATCGGAAGAAAAGGCCAATACGGAGCGGAGCGACGTGTGTGCTGTTGCCGCGGCCGCGGTTGTCGCCGAAGCCATGGTGGCTATTGTAATGGTTCAGTGTCTGTTGGAAAAATTCGGCGGTGACAGTATTGACGATTTGCGGCTGGCCATTAATAATTATAGAATACGGATTAATGATTAAATTCATTATCTATGTGTCATGATGTTTTACTAAGTGAGGAGTTGCTTTGTGGAAAGGCTTAACCGGGGGCAGTGCACACAATGCAAGCAGCACAGGCGAAGCTGGCGGCATAGTATCCAGCTGATCCTTTTCTGTTGTTTTATCGCCGCGGCATCAGGGTATTTTTTCTGGTTGCCGGGACGGACTGCCTTTTCCGGTACTCATCCGGGCTCCTCGCGGCAAAGCATTAGTTCACCGGCAATGTCACGGGCGGTAATGCCATCACGCTATCCGGTACATGCCGTGGTACGTGACCCGTTTGCCGTTCCCCCGGAATTTCAGCCGGCGGCGGTGGCCGCTGCATTACCGTCAGCAAAGAATTACTCAAGTGTTCAGGCATCTGCCGTGTTACCCTCTGCAACGCCGGAAAGTTCGTTAGAACTGACTGGAACAGTGAGTGGCGGCGGGCAACAGGTTGCGATAATAAAAAGAGACGGTGTTAGCCGCTCTTATCTGATTAAGGAGTACATCGGTATATATCAACTGGTAACTATTGGGGAAGGCACGGCCACTCTGCGGGGCCCGCAGGGCGAAAAAGTTTTGACTTTAGAAAGGTGAATTTAATGTGTTGCCTGAAGAAATCAATACTTATAGTGTTATGTCTTTTTTCCTTTAGCATAACAGGTGTTGCTGCGGCTAAACCCCCCGTCAACATGCAGGTGAGCAATGCGGAAGTCCGGGATGTCCTTACGGCTTTGGCGAGTGTCGGCAAGGTAAACATGATACTGGATGATTCGGTCAAGGGGACGATCACCATTCAGCTTACCAATATCCCGTACGATTCGGCTTTTGATTTGGTATGCAAGACCAAAGGACTCACCTACCAATTAGTCGGTGATGTTATGGTGGTAGGGGTTGCTGAACAAATCGGCCGCGCGTTTGGATCGGTACATATCTTTAAGCTGAAATTTATCAATCCGGATTCTGTTAAAGACACAATTCTCTCCATTTTGTTTGGGGCGAAAAAAGGACAGAAAATCACACAAACCGAGGGTAGTTCGGCTGTGAAAACTGCCAATACACAGCAAAACAGTGCTGCCGCCACTGCCGGTGAAAAATCCAGCGAAGAATCAACAGCATTAGACAGGCTGACTATTGATTTTGCAACAAATTCATTAATTCTTTTTGGTACCAATACCGAGGCGGCAAGGGTTCAAAAACTGTTGGATGAGCTGGATGTACCCTATCAGCAGGTATCACTGGAAGCCGAAGTACTGGCTATCAGTAAAGAGAAAACAAAAAATTTAGGAATTGAGTGGTCATGGGAAGCAACGCCGCAATATGCAGAGCGGGATAAAGATGATGATGATAATATTACGGTTACCCGCGAAAATAACAAAGGGATTATTCAATTTGGCCGTAATCCGGAAGGCTATCCTTACGAGTTTTATTACCAGGCAACGATTAATGCACTTGTAAGCAACGGCGATGCGAAAGTGCTTGCCAGGCCCAAGGTTACCACGATTAACGGGCAGCAAGCTCAGATCCTTATTGGTGACCGTATTCCTGTACAGGTGCAAACACTAACTAATGGGACAACAACAACAAGTACCGAGTATGTAGATGCCGGTATCAAATTGATTTATACGCCGAGGATTAATACCGACGGACTGATTACCGTACAGGTTCTTACAGAAGTCAGTAGTCCCACTTTAGTGTCAGATATTAAACAATATAAGATTACCACCCGTCAGGCTGAGACTACAGTGCGGCTGAAGGACGGCGAAACCATGGTAATTGGTGGTTTAATCGGGTCTACAGACAGTGAAGCGAGAAAGGCTGTGCCCTTTTTCAGTGGACTGCCAATAATTGGTGCTTTATTTAAAAATTTTAGTAAAACACACAACGATACAGAAGTAGTCATTTTCCTTACCCCACGTATTGTTAAATAGGCAATGTTTAATTTGGAGGAACAAGTGAAAAACATAGTTCTAATCGGATTTATGGGTACAGGTAAGACCAGTACCGGGAGGTTATTGGCAGGAAGACTAAACCGTCCCTTTGTTGATGTTGACAAAAAAATTGAAAAAGAAACAGGACTGGCTATTAGTGATATTTTCCAACTCTATGGCGAAGACCATTTCCGACAATTAGAACGGGAGGTTATTTCACGGGTTGCGCGTTATACCAACACGGTTATCGCCACAGGCGGAGGGGTAGTGCTTAAACAGGAGAATATGGTCAGACTTAAAAATACGGGAATTATTATCTCGCTCACGGCTTCGCTGGATACCATTTTGGAACGAACCTCCCGCCGTGGCGTACGGCCGCTCTTAGATTGTGAGGACCGGGCCGAGCGGGTAGCCAGGTTGTTTCAAGAGCGGGCCAGCCTCTATATGAGGGCCGACTATACTATTGATACCAGTTGTATGCCGCCCCACCAAGTGACAGAGAAAATTATTGGATTGCTGCGGGAAGGAGGTTATTTGCGTGGCCGAAGTAAGAGTTAACCTGGAAGCACATAGCTATACCATCCATATAATGCCCGGCGGAATCAGTCATGTGGGTGCACTGATGCGCCGTTTGCCGCTGGGCGATAAAGCCCTTATTGTGACCGATGAAAATGTATGTCCGCTCTATGCGGGAACCTTAACTGACAGCCTGACAGCTGCCGGCTTTACAGTCGCGATGGTAACTGTAAAACCGGGAGAGGGTTCAAAATCGCTTACTGCAGCAAATGCGGTGTTCACTGAGGCCATTAGTAAAGGCCTTGACCGTAAATCGCCGATTATTGCTTTGGGCGGTGGTGTTGTCGGCGATTTGGCCGGCTTTGCGGCAGCTACTTATTTGCGCGGGGTACCCTTTATCCAAGTGCCGACGACCTTATTGGCGCAAGTTGATTCCAGTGTTGGCGGCAAAACTGCCGTTAACCATGAACTGGGGAAAAATTTAATCGGTGCTTTTTATCAGCCGAATCTGGTCGTTATCGATCCGACAGCATTGGAAACGCTGCCTGATCGGGAACTAAAAGCCGGTCTGGCAGAGGTCATAAAATATGGTGTTATTGCCGATCAGAACTTTTTTGCTGACTTAGCCGCTGCTGCTGCCGCTTTATTGACTCGCGAGCCGGCTGTGCTGGCGACGGTTATCGGCCGGTGCTGCGAGCTTAAGGCTGAAATTGTGGCCCAGGATGAACGGGAGAGTTCACTCCGTATGCTGCTGAACTTTGGGCATACTGTTGGCCATGCCGTTGAAGCTGTGGGCGGTTATTCGGAGTATAATCACGGGGAAGGCGTA
Proteins encoded in this window:
- a CDS encoding PilN domain-containing protein, which codes for MLTINLLPPARRRSKWPLKKLALVTGGVFTTLVLGIILFNTYKIWALEQQLAALSQQYELLRPTQEKMQLVIDKQRLINEKHAVLLNITAEQTSWNAIVVHFGVITPPQIWLSELSAGEQQVLLVKGNAATYPDLANFITQLEQDELLGEPVLLKAEQEAEYLYTTFEMTVKIKGI
- a CDS encoding type 4a pilus biogenesis protein PilO encodes the protein MTGWLANLDSKHKVILFGAGLLTAIVLVYLGIIAPQGKRMDVLAAQCQIEQQRIKTIESYAQKYPDPSQHVRDMDAKVAKLAAKLPDKPEIGSFLKEIEQAAKLSQVSLLEIKPLALVNRNGYREIPIEIQLKASFPNLLEFTKKMGELQRFNYLTYAHLQAKQGILEVKLIVVVYSQGIFSEPVAKQPSQSSPVKNKKN
- a CDS encoding chorismate synthase, which encodes MFRFLTAGESHGPALTAIIEGIPAGLALDLDQINADMARRQQGFGRGGRMKIEKDKAEITSGVRFGVTLGSPITMLIHNRDWDNWQERMAVFGQPQGEPIRAPRPGHADLPGVLKYQRQDIRDILERASARETAARVAVGAVAKQLLAVAGITITSRVLNIGGAQTEAEMLEAIAKAKAAGDSLGGIFEVVVAQVMPGLGSHVQWDRRLDTRLAAAVMSIQAIKGVEFGAGFAYANLSGSQVHDEIYYEGSQGYCRRTNNAGGIEGGISNGEAIIIKAVMKAIPTLMKPLATVNIADKSEEKANTERSDVCAVAAAAVVAEAMVAIVMVQCLLEKFGGDSIDDLRLAINNYRIRIND
- a CDS encoding type II secretion system protein GspD, with amino-acid sequence MCCLKKSILIVLCLFSFSITGVAAAKPPVNMQVSNAEVRDVLTALASVGKVNMILDDSVKGTITIQLTNIPYDSAFDLVCKTKGLTYQLVGDVMVVGVAEQIGRAFGSVHIFKLKFINPDSVKDTILSILFGAKKGQKITQTEGSSAVKTANTQQNSAAATAGEKSSEESTALDRLTIDFATNSLILFGTNTEAARVQKLLDELDVPYQQVSLEAEVLAISKEKTKNLGIEWSWEATPQYAERDKDDDDNITVTRENNKGIIQFGRNPEGYPYEFYYQATINALVSNGDAKVLARPKVTTINGQQAQILIGDRIPVQVQTLTNGTTTTSTEYVDAGIKLIYTPRINTDGLITVQVLTEVSSPTLVSDIKQYKITTRQAETTVRLKDGETMVIGGLIGSTDSEARKAVPFFSGLPIIGALFKNFSKTHNDTEVVIFLTPRIVK
- a CDS encoding shikimate kinase, with protein sequence MKNIVLIGFMGTGKTSTGRLLAGRLNRPFVDVDKKIEKETGLAISDIFQLYGEDHFRQLEREVISRVARYTNTVIATGGGVVLKQENMVRLKNTGIIISLTASLDTILERTSRRGVRPLLDCEDRAERVARLFQERASLYMRADYTIDTSCMPPHQVTEKIIGLLREGGYLRGRSKS
- the aroB gene encoding 3-dehydroquinate synthase — translated: MAEVRVNLEAHSYTIHIMPGGISHVGALMRRLPLGDKALIVTDENVCPLYAGTLTDSLTAAGFTVAMVTVKPGEGSKSLTAANAVFTEAISKGLDRKSPIIALGGGVVGDLAGFAAATYLRGVPFIQVPTTLLAQVDSSVGGKTAVNHELGKNLIGAFYQPNLVVIDPTALETLPDRELKAGLAEVIKYGVIADQNFFADLAAAAAALLTREPAVLATVIGRCCELKAEIVAQDERESSLRMLLNFGHTVGHAVEAVGGYSEYNHGEGVAIGMHAAGLISKGMGLCKHEDVEILQQLLSRMGLPLTAPGYSPQALISYLQRDKKMESGKINWVLMTGIGQVKITREVTDSAIKEALAQIT